A genomic region of Rhipicephalus sanguineus isolate Rsan-2018 chromosome 1, BIME_Rsan_1.4, whole genome shotgun sequence contains the following coding sequences:
- the LOC119377956 gene encoding uncharacterized protein LOC119377956 has translation MSSKGHSVSPEMTTQSRFSMLDALSSLAAVASTGLQQLGNAAASIVNPPSDTEPAMANGDGNRKLPRYTLQDVYQHCHQNDLWIVIHNRVYDVTNFLDKHPGGEEILWEHAGRDATLAFMGTGHTREAISLLQQYCIGILAEEEQLNMFNDVSLQMAVTAQS, from the exons TCGATTCAGCATGCTGGATGCTCTCAGCTCCCTCGCGGCCGTCGCCAGCACGGGCCTCCAGCAGCTGGGCAACGCGGCGGCGTCCATAGTGAACCCCCCATCCGACACGGAGCCGGCCATGGCCAACGGCGACGGAAATCGCAAGCTGCCTCGGTACACGCTGCAGGACGTGTACCAGCACTGCCACCAAAATGATCTGTGGATCGTGATTCACAACAGGGTGTACGACGTCACGAACTTTCTCGACAAG CATCCCGGTGGTGAGGAGATCCTGTGGGAGCATGCTGGCAGGGACGCTACCCTCGCATTCATGGGCACCGGCCACACCCGGGAAGCGATCAGCCTGCTGCAGCAATACTGCATCGGCATTCTAGCCGAG GAGGAGCAGCTGAACATGTTCAACGACGTGTCCCTGCAAATGGCCGTCACTGCGCAGTCTTAA